DNA sequence from the Oryza brachyantha chromosome 5, ObraRS2, whole genome shotgun sequence genome:
ATAATTCCAAAGTTCCCCTTTGCCCTTTAAATcaatttgaccatccgtttgaCCTTCGATTCCAAATTCAAGACCTATTCTAGACACTTTGAATTATTTCGAGTCCAATGAAACCACTTTCATCACCATCCGAGACTCCGAAGTCGTAACCTTAATTTTGCTCCTATGGTTTGCTATTCATTAATACCGGCGAAACCACTCAAATATCAACTTGACCTTTGATTCCAGGTATTATTATTTGGTTAGCCACTCCGGTACACTAAATAATTATGCAGTCAAATCCGAAGTCTATCCTAATATATCGACGATGTTTGAAACGTCGATTTCATATTGTTTCTTTCGACCTGACCTTATTTAATCcctaatttcttttattcttataCGTTAAACCATATACAATTCAAGttattgatttaattcaaTAACTCAGTGATCTACCATCACTATCTAGCCATCCCCTTGATTTAAGCTATCTATACCTGATCCTTACATCCCTTTTTCGATACGCATAATTAAATCTTAAATGCGTATAGAATTCAATCGGTTACTCTCATTCCTAATCTAATCATGTGTGACCAATCACTGACCATAAACTCATTTATATTGCTTTATCTATACCAACTCCCATGTCCATGACAATATCTTAAGTTAAATCCCAAGGTTGCTCGTTGTTTCATATATACACTCATCTTATAAGACCACATAGGATCATAGCATAACCATCGCACCCCCATAACTCTAGCTTCCACTATTATCGTCTTCTACTGTAAGCCCTAAACCATATCTATTTGAATCTCCAATTGTAATCTTATTCTTTGAAATAGTTAAAGCCCATTTAATTCCATCTATCCTTCAATTTACCATAATATCTCTTGAACCACTGCTTCAAACTGTCGTACGACCATGTAATTATAGCTCATATATTAACCCAATTGTTGTCATCCTCCTGAATCCaagtttattactaaataaccTCGTTTGACTCATCGTCTTCTCTTTCGACACATTAACATATAGCCTCTTCCATATACACAGTTTAATCTATCATCTTCATTTCAATCAACCACTATCTACATGTATTTTCCGTTTTATCCGAATCATACCTCGAGTTATCCTTGATCTTTATTATGTGGTATTTAAATCAATCTCGCGTTATGCGAAGCCACATAAAATCATGTCACAATCTTTTGATATCTCCTACTTTCGATCTTTATTATACACCATTCTGATTCTAGATCATAACTGTCTAGATATGCAATCATGATCCTAATCCCAGATCAGTCTAAAAACCTTCCAAATTCCTTCAATCACCCATTCAGCTATTATCTCTGTCTAGCTCCAACTTTTGTTgctattttattgtttatttatagctgttagttttatggttttgtttattgttGGTTCTTGTGTGTGTGCGCTAGATCGTGTAAAAGAAAGGTCTATCAAGCCACCACAGGAGCTGACGTGGATCCAGACGGCTACGTTGAAGCTCCTAGAAAACCACATGTTGCAAGGCAAGCCATTACTCTATCCTTGATCAACTTGAGAACCTAAGTAGAGAAccacttagttattttatgcattatttactttcaaagttattttggcgtaccattattttcaaataatcttGTTATATGAGTTATTGccctataattaatttactaTCGTTGCCAATACCATAAACTATCATATCGTGTCCCTGATGACCTAGGTATAGGTTGTATACTACATCAGATTAATATTATAGTGGGTAATACCTCCAAAACCCCGTATAAAATGTGTTTTGATATGAATCCCTCGTTTGGAGTGCTATGGAGATTAAGTCTGGGTAAAAATGATGTtttgaataattttcttatgcCATGTGAAGCGATGTAATTGCGTCCATCCGCATGATCGAGATATTCGAACTTAGCGTATGCTGCTCCAGTGGATTGATGATCTACAGCCTATCTGTATATATGGCAATATCGGCCTTAGGTGTGTACTGGCCACTGAGTGTTGGTGAGAATTGTATGAGTCAGGGTGCTGTGTGTACCCAGGGTACTGTGTATACCCAAAAGAGGTCAGGAGGAGCTGATGTGCCTCTGAGATGCTCAATAGTGGGTGGAAGTTGTGGCGGGTTGGAACACACCCCCTCTACGTTCGGGACGGGGCCAACGGCCACAAAATCCTTTAACCCGCTAGGTGGATCTTAGATGAGCTCGGGGCAGTATTACATTATGTTATTTACAGCCTTGCAAACTATAGATATCGTGCGGGTAAAGCTGGGCAGACACTGCAGAGTCGTACAGTATTCGAATACGCCGTGCTCCCGGTTAATGGAGATACGTCATAGGGTGATTCCTATTCTCATGGTATGAGTactcttttataattaaaatgtggATTTGATAATGTTGAGAATAACAGTGATTTAATATTgctattgttttaaaatatcgtTTTTATACCttttatgaacaaaatatttatgaaagtAGGGCAAAACTATTCATGATAGGATTGTTATCAAAACCCTTTTGATGAACCCTATACCTTTGTACTCCTTGcatgttatatatttgtttatttatggtTATGGCTTGCCGAGTACTCTTGTACTCACCCCTTGCATAAAATGTGGTTCAGAAAAGCAGGTCGTCGTCAAGGTTGTTCGTGTTAGGGTCGCTTCCTTCGCTCGAGCTTGCCTGTGGTGTTGTTGGGTCTTCTGCTTGCTGTCTGGTTGTCTTTTTGAAAAGCTAGGCCAACGTGTCATATTTTCGCTGATAAGTAAGTATAATTCGCTGAGCTTGTGCTTTTATACCTTTTCTGTGCGCAACTGCATCCTGGGCAGTTGTGGCTTGTGGGATTCCTGTTTATTTCAGGTGCACCCTCACATTCTATCAATGACGCAAATCGGAGCAGAGGTGACACAGATCGGGGTGGATGGAACGGTGCGGATGGAGATCGACAACCTTGGTCTTTTTAATCCGCAGCGTGCATGATAGGTGCTTCTCCCCTCACCTCACTATATGCTCTAAAAAAAGCCTGACAAGGCAAGTGTGCCTTGTAGAGGGCACGAGTAGCTTTGTAAGAACACGAGTTGGTCCAAGCTAGAGGGGAATCTCCGACGTGCCTTAGCTGACCAGGTCACCACAGTTTGCATGCCCTTAAGACTccagttatatttatatggatacgGTGTGTTttgcataagaaaaacatttttttaacatttttattcatcAAAATAGGGTAAAGGGTTTGGTTTCCATCCTCCCCTATTAAGACTCAATGTTATGTTTATATTGACatgaaatgttttttatttttttcaaggtgtgaaattatttttccctcttttAGGAGTTGTTGAAGAATGGTTTGTGCATCACTATAGGTCCACTTTTCTCCCCTCAATTCATTGTGAAACATTCCTATTAAATGTTGCATGTAAAAAGCTTTGTAAGTGAACTTTTTTATCCCAGACGAAATTTTGTAATAGGAAGTTTTTCAAGTTTTCAAATACTTCTTTTGCTATGTAAATGAAATAATAGAAAGTTGATTGGTTCTGTATATTGGGGCCCAAATATAATGCCTTATATTCCAATAGCGGACGacaaaaggtttaaaaattggttttattattaagtcaattacttttataatataataatgaaATAGCGATACAAGtccaaaccaaacataaaagataaaaatatgtattatttcaaaaaaaattaaatacatataGAATGCGTTCCTATATAAATTGTAATTGTTCAGATGGATAAGCTAGTATTGATAtctcaacttttatataaaaatgtccAAGACAAACAATATTTACCAGTAAAATCTGAtttcaaacattaaaatttatatttatatattccaTGTTAAATAGCAGAAAATATTGCATTCGTGTACCCTACTATTGTTGTTATGGCTACAATACAATATTGTGCCTATTTAATACTTTGGTTGTTTGTGTGCACCCATTGTATCCTGTCTTCTTTATcttttaatttcattattttggTGTGTTTTTGTTACCATCAAGGATGGAATCAGAGATTTACCAACTCTGAGGTtcaacaataaatataattatttagataaattttaatgaaaacGTAATAATTTTCTAATACAATTTTTCAGTCAAATATGGGGTTCAAGCCTATCATCTCACATCACAGTTAAGAGGGGATTCAACCACCAAAACATCCCCCAACACACGCACATACACCACACTATGGGATCGAGTGTGTGGGAGGTTGCAGCCTCATGGTGGATCCACCTCCTTCACAGTTTTGGTAAGCTTAACATCCTTGGTATggttttaatttcttaattattaGTGAAATAATACTAACGTATAGATTGTATACAGATTAAATTTAAGTAGCTTAGCTTGATAAGAAAAGAGTTATCATATTGGTGTTTATTAAGGAGTTCCCATTAACCTATAATGCTAAAGACTCCAAGTGTTTCTCATTTTAACTGGCTATgttctcttgtttttctttctaaaatatgaaCCAAATGTCTCAGTCTAATAACCTTAGTTTAAGACAGCTCCAGATCCAAAAAATTCATGAGCTAAGAAAACCTATCTCTAGATAAATCTATCTTGGAGTTGGGAGCCTGGGGTGTGCCAAAAAAAGGCCTTAGTACTGCTAGCACACATTTGTGTGCCACAAAATCTAAATAGTGCTCTAGGTGATCTATATGGAAGtttccaactttttttttctcacgtGTGAGGAATGATTTTCCTTGGCTAGAGGAACTTTTAAAtccatattttctaataaagGTCCCATCACAATTATGTAACTCTAGGATGCTACGACCTAAATATATAAtccccatcttttcatttatgcttatacttataagcgaaaatttaaaagtttaaaacttaaatttaaagttgattttgaagttttttttatcattgtttatttttataatttaaatttaaattatatacgtgattttagcgatataaaagccaagattaaaaattaaaccacgatgaaaaaaacctaaaattagttgaaaattcaatttttgactTGCAAGCATAaaaagaaacgaaaaaaatacaGCTGACAATTTTAATGTCTTGGGCACAGCATGAGCCCATTAACCCACCTCGCTCGCTTGATTCATATGATACCGAACGGACAGACCAGGTTCTCTCGACGTCAGACGATCTGGTTCCACTTTAATTATGCTCTTGCTCTATATTCTGCAGTTTGCACGCAGAATTCTTACTTTGTGAGGCAATGGGCGCGAACTAAACTTCATAGCACATGGATTTTCTTAGAAATTGAAAGAACATACAAGATTACGATCCTTTTGGGTTTGCATTTACAAAGTCAGAACAGGAGTTATATCGCTACATCATCCACTGTTTTCTGGACGGCTTCAACATGCTCGGGCAGATCACTCTTCCAATGACTTGCAAGGTAAGCCTCTTACCGTGTGTTTACATTGAAACCTGCAAAATTAATGCACATCCGTTAACTGTGGCTGTGTTGAGGTCGTATCGACAAGTAGGGTCGTACATTTAAAATGTTAAACGTAAtcttacaaaacaaattttagatttcgcctaaaaaccacgagacgaatcttttgagtctaattaatccatcattagcatatgttggttactgtagcactatgaccaatcatgtactaattaggctcaaaagattcgtctcacgattttttccataactgtgtaattaattttaatgttcatatatatttaatgctttatttaggtatctaaatattcgatgtgatgtttttggaactgCCTGTATTTACGGAAGTACGAAACAAAATATCTGCAGTCACCCTTTAATTTAAAATGGCAGGAGCTCTGCCTGATAAATTGAAAAACGGGCAAAACAtgtccaaatatttaaaaacagaACAATAAACATCAACACGCATTGCACTCTCTTTGCTCGACATCCTATTTTGCAGGTAGTTTTtaaggggaaaagaaagagaaggaaatCAGTGCATTTTATCAAACCAAAATGGGCAAGATTTCTGTCAAAATAATTCTCTGCAATACTTCAtgccaacaaaagaaaataattgaaaGATGGGTAAatgaaatttcttttatccttCAAGACCATATGCAGTTTAACAAGATACTGCTAATGGAATTATGGACATACGTAATCATAATTTCTCCTCTAGTAGAATTCAGCAGTGCTCTGAACTTCAGAAAAATAAGGTGACATGGACTCATGATGAGCACTTATCTTGCAGGGCACCAGGAAACATTGCTTAAAGACAATATAGACTGGTTACCGTTACATGAGGGTGAGAAATAGCACCAGAAAGCAAACAATGATCCATGGGAAGTTGTGAATAGAGGAGCAGAAATATTACCAGATAACATCAGAAATAGAAGATTCTGAACTGCAACTTGAAGCATCAATAATCGATGTTATCTGTTGATTATCCATTTCAACGCCTGCTGCATTGCATGTTATACACATATGGAGGGGTATAACCTGTGGTCAAAAGATAAGGCTCATGTATTAATCAGGTGGCATTAGATGTTTCGCAAAAGAATGCagagaaaaatacataaaGTAATCTTCGGAAAAGAACAATACCTTTTTGCTGTAACGAAAATCACGTTTCGGCAGGAAGTCCAGTGGTAAGTTCAATGTAAATGGACATCTGACCAGAACAAACAGCTTGGTAGGGCCTTTAAAATTGGAGGGAAATCATTAAGCTAAAAATGATGATGGCATTCCCAATCAAGTATATAGTATACAGAAGAACCGATACCTGTGTAAGATAAACTCCCAGCACCGCTTGATATAAGAGCACGGATGGCCTATTTAATATACATGTGCATGCTATTATTCAAAGTGGACCATATGAAGACAAAGCAAGCAGAGTgataagtaaaaatattatgattatGCCTGGCAATGGGGGTATAAACATAGCAAGATTCTCCTTACACTGCTTGGTTATATGACAAAATGCCAACAGCAGAGCAAAAGTACAACACTAGAACATTTCAGATACGCTTTTGCCATATTGCTGTCTAAAGTAGGTACCAAAGGTTACTACATTATGAATTTCATCAACATTCATATCTCAACTGGATGGTACTTCAACTAAAATACAAATCTCTAAATATATGGAGTCACCCTAGTCCCTAGGATCTAAGGGGAAACATTATTCACAGAGTATTAAGCAAGAACGTAGCTCACCTTTCGAGAAACAGACTGCGCTAACTTGCTTATACCATGCTCATTGGCACTTCCAGCATCAAATCTACCATGAGAAATTGTAATGTCATAGACAAACAAAGGCCTGACAAGGCTACCACCGATGATCAGGAGAACTCCTTCAATGCTAGGAACTTCATCAAGTGCTTTCTGAAGAGCAGAACATAAGCTAGAGAGGCCATTCATTAACTTCTCCTGCTTCTTGATCCTCTGTCTAACCTGCCTTTTTCGTCTGTTGTACTTTCTCTGATCAGATGGTTTCAGTTCTGCAGACGGCAATGCCATCTCTGTCTATAAATACccacaaaatattaaaaggcTCGTTACAGAAACAGATGCTAGCGGCAACATGTTTTCTGAGTACTGAACTTACCATTTCCTCCTTTAAACCTGCAAATTCATTTTCAAGATTTTGCAATACCCTGAAAATAtggaaaatcaaaataaactacaaatcCATgtgataattacataaaacCATGAATAACTGGCTAaacttaggccacgttcgatGCCCctgtaaattaacttatatcctcttgttttttatgcgcacgctttccgaactgctaaacggtatattttttgcaaaagttttctataggaaagttgttttaaaaaatcatattaatatattctatattttttaaaaaaaataataattaattaatcatgtactaatctattagtatgttttccgtgccaaggataagttaactaagacCCTccatgccgaacgcggccttagtatAATCTGCTCCCCGcccaaaaaaatagtataatcTGCAAAATGGATAATAACATAATCCAGACTACGTGATGTTCACTTTTTTTCCATTGTGGTGCAGGTGTGCAacgatcaaattttaaaaacacagtatCAGGAG
Encoded proteins:
- the LOC102711259 gene encoding uncharacterized protein LOC102711259 isoform X2; its protein translation is MSPVLHRKIGHHHSFPPKIKDRVKERSIKPPQELTWIQTATLKLLENHMLQEKQVVVKVVRVRVASFARACLWCCWVFCLLSGCLFEKLGQRVIFSLISAPSHSINDANRSRGDTDRGGWNGADGDRQPWSF
- the LOC102711259 gene encoding uncharacterized protein LOC102711259 isoform X1, which codes for MSPVLHRKIGHHHSFPPKIKDRVKERSIKPPQELTWIQTATLKLLENHMLQEKQVVVKVVRVRVASFARACLWCCWVFCLLSGCLFEKLGQRVIFSLISKYNSLSLCFYTFSVRNCILGSCGLWDSCLFQVHPHILSMTQIGAEVTQIGVDGTVRMEIDNLGLFNPQRA
- the LOC102710979 gene encoding uncharacterized protein LOC102710979 → MGRAATSEGGGGGGQPPLGLGPVEVQAAAPSLRRSEVFHVVKELLGFVLYMHHQIPSVLQNLENEFAGLKEEMTEMALPSAELKPSDQRKYNRRKRQVRQRIKKQEKLMNGLSSLCSALQKALDEVPSIEGVLLIIGGSLVRPLFVYDITISHGRFDAGSANEHGISKLAQSVSRKAIRALISSGAGSLSYTGPTKLFVLVRCPFTLNLPLDFLPKRDFRYSKKVIPLHMCITCNAAGVEMDNQQITSIIDASSCSSESSISDVIWFQCKHTVRGLPCKSLEE